A window of the Scleropages formosus chromosome 5, fSclFor1.1, whole genome shotgun sequence genome harbors these coding sequences:
- the LOC108938739 gene encoding G-protein coupled receptor 26-like, whose amino-acid sequence MDPAESLLALVVAALALLALLSNALVLLCLTCSAEIRRQVPGVFTANLSVCNVLVAALSMPATLLGMVTERKPVGDRLCHALGFLDTFLSANAMLSVAALSLDRWVAVVFPLSYSSKMRHRDAVLMVACAWLHALAFSAVPPLLSWADYHHAYASCTLRLSAEGARAAFAAFTVAFHACTFALALLTLCFAYLKVLQVARFHCRRIDVITMQTLFLLVDIHPSVKQRCLVEQKKRKQRATKKISIFIGSFVLCFGPYVMTRLVELLPFVEVSRHWGIVTKCLTYSKAASDPFAYSLLRQQYKKVLVQLVNRLLKRDLYPSSGHSTSVDTENDSCLQRIN is encoded by the exons ATGGACCCGGCGGAGAGCCTCCTGGCTCTGGTCGTGGCCGCGCTCGCGCTCCTGGCGCTGCTCTCGAACGCGCTCGTGCTGCTGTGTCTCACGTGCAGCGCCGAGATCCGCAGACAGGTGCCGGGCGTGTTCACGGCCAACCTGTCCGTGTGCAACGTGCTCGTGGCGGCGCTCAGCATGCCCGCCACGCTGCTGGGCATGGTGACGGAGCGAAAGCCCGTAGGCGACCGCCTGTGCCACGCGCTCGGCTTTCTCGACACGTTCCTGAGCGCGAACGCTATGCTGAGCGTGGCCGCGCTGAGCCTGGACCGCTGGGTGGCCGTGGTCTTCCCACTCAGCTACTCGAGCAAAATGCGCCACCGGGACGCCGTGCTCATGGTGGCGTGCGCGTGGCTCCACGCGCTCGCCTTCTCCGCCGTGCCGCCGCTGCTCTCGTGGGCCGACTACCACCACGCGTACGCCTCGTGCACGCTGCGCCTGAGCGCGGAGGGCGCGCGCGCCGCCTTCGCCGCCTTCACCGTGGCCTTCCACGCGTGCACCTTCGCGCTCGCGCTGCTCACGCTGTGCTTCGCGTACCTGAAGGTGCTCCAGGTGGCCCGCTTCCACTGCAGGAGGATCGACGTGATCACCATGCAGACGCTCTTCCTGCTCGTGGACATCCACCCCAG CGTGAAGCAGCGGTGTCTGGTCgagcagaagaagaggaagcaGCGCGCCACCAAGAAGATCAGCATCTTCATCGGCTCCTTCGTCCTCTGCTTCGGCCCGTACGTGATGACCAG GTTagtggagctgctgccctttGTGGAAGTCAGCCGGCACTGGGGCATTGTGACCAAGTGCCTGACGTACAGCAAGGCTGCCTCAGACCCCTTTGCCTACTCACTGTTGCGGCAGCAGTACAAGAAGGTACTGGTCCAGCTCGTCAACCGACTGCTGAAGCGGGACCTGTACCCCTCGTCCGGCCACAGCACCTCCGTGGACACGGAGAACGACTCCTGCTTGCAGAGGATCAACTAG